The genome window GCCTCATTTTTGTACAAGCGCAATGTATTATGTTGAAATACAAGTCTTATGTACCTCATACTGCACCTTCCAACTTTTAAATATGTGCCTGTTATTTGTTCTTTCTCCACTTATCTGGTCAAACATTCTCTTACAATAGAAATAACTGTACTGCATATCAGAGTGTTGAAGAACTGCAGTGACTAATATGTTGAAGCATTTGACCAACCATGGATGCCTGCACAAAAGCTACCTCTGCAAACATATATATTTTGACAGGGAGAGAGAGTAAGAGAAACTGGAGCATGGAGTAGGATGATGCATCTGACTGGTATATTCCACCAGTGTTGCATTACAAAGGTACTCATCATAAGCAACTGATATGATATCTTTCTTCTTCTTAAAATGACATcagagttattattattattattattactccaACACTCTTTTGTATTGCTACTGCATCTTTCTTGCATTTAAGTAAAGCTTAAAACATATATAGAGTGGGGTCAATGGTACGACCCTACTAACCGTGTCACAAACCCTACATCCAACATTGGATTTCCTGTGTCTCAGGAGATGAGAGCAGTGGGAGCAGTATGTTAGTTCTGTGCACTTGGGGTGTTCGGCAAATTGAATCTGAAGGCCTCGGCCGTCTCCCCCTTTCCTCCTCAGTTGGAAACGTACACGCCAACGTAACCGAAGCCGACGACGAAGAACGCCGTGGATTGGGCGAACAAGTAGACGTAGAAGAGGTCGCGGCCGAACATGATGTCGTAGATGGTGCAGTACAAGAGGAAGAGTCCCATGAGGACCTCCATCAGGTGGATTCTGATGCAACCGAGGTATCATCATCAGTACAAGTAGGCGGCACTCTTTTGTCCTTGAGATGACGACTCTGTAGCGTTCGTTTACCTTTCCACGATGCGGCATCGAGATCTCCTGTGCGACCTGGAGCTGTTCTTGTTCCTGGAAGCGTTCCCCAGCTTGGCGGTGACGATCCACTCGTAGACGCGGTTCGCCTCCAGAAGCCCTATTATGGTCGCCTTGGCTCGGTGCATCGCCATGACGTTCTCGAACAGGATCCAGAAGATGATCAGGTGGAAGGACCTGCGCCATGATCCAACAGGGAAGCTTTCTCATGGGAATCTCATGTCGTTAGCGTGATTCAGGATTTGGGTAACCTGGGCGTGCAGATGGCGTTGAGGACGGTGGTGGCGGAGGGGATGTAGACGGCGATGAACTTGGGAAGATGAACGTCCGGGAGCAGGACGCACGCCGGGATGATCACGCAGTAGAAGAAGAAGGTCACAAAGTGGGCGACAATCTTCCTCACGAAGAAGAAGTCGTAGATGACATGGAACTTCTTCCAAGCGGACACCCTCTGCAGGAAACTACATCGCTTGCTACAGTAGGAGCTTCGGGGGGAGATCTCCAAAGGAGGAGGGTTTCGAGGTTACCTTGCAGCATAGGATCTCTTTCAGCATCTTCCGGAACAAGTTTGCCGGGCCACAAGACCACCGGTGCTGCTGAAAGCGGTACGCCTTGAACGTGCTGGGTAGCTCGTTCTTCACCTGCAAGCACTAGTAGATGATGCATCCGAGCTCGGTTGGGAGAGCAGAGATGACACTTACTGCCAGGTCGCCGACGAACACGAACTTCCACCCTCTGAGGGAAGCCCTGACTGCAAGATCCATGTCTTCCACGGTGGTCCGGTCCTTCCACCCTCCGGCGTCGACGAGGGCTTGCATCCTCCACACCCCCGCAGTGCCTGCAGATGCATGCATCCGTGACCGTCGTCTCCTGGTCATGCATGCGAAGAGGGAGGAGGGCCCTTACCGTTGAACCCGAAGAAGGAGTACGTGGAAGACCCTACTTCCTGCTCCACGCTGAAGTGGTAATCCAGAGACATCTCTTGGAGGCGGGTCAGGAGGCATTCGTCAGCATTCACTGCACCAGAACGGATAGACGTGGTTGATGATGAATAACGAGAGCTACCAACCACCTGCAAGCACTAGTAGATGATCACCATCGACGGGCTcaccgaacttccatcgagcttgCACCAGAGCGAGCTCAGGGTTAGTGAGAAGGAAAGGGATGGTCCTCCACAGGTAGTCGGGGTCGGGTTGGAAGTCGGCATCAAAGATGGCAACGAAGTCGCAGTCTTTGGCGTAGCTCTTCTCGAGGCCTTCGCGAAGGGCGCCCGCCTTGTAGCCGCTTCGGCTGTTTCTGAACTCGTACTCCACGTTGACTCCCTTGCTCGCCCACGACTGGCACTCGTATTCCACCATCTCCTGCGACGACCACGGCAACCAAAAGCAAGCATCGCAGGTGAGCAAAGCATCATCGCATGTCGTTGCCACGGTGATTCTTTCTCTGTGTTGCAGGTATCATCACCTTGATGACGGGATCAGTGGAGTCATCGAGAACTTGAACTATCATCTTGTTAGACGGCCATGACATGGCGCAGGCTGCCCCGATCGATAAGCGGTAAACCTGTCATCGCGTGCTTAGCATTTGTGTTCCTCTTCATTACCAACTATATGATTCATAAAAGCTAATCACATAATTACGAACTGACAACATCTGTTTGGATGGGCGATTGCAGAGTTGTTAGATGATGAGCCGAATGGCCGGCCATTGGCGTACCTCTTTCTCGTTGAACATGGGTATTTGGACGAGCACCATGGGGTGGGACGACTCCGCCTCCATCTCCTGCCTCATGGAATCGAGCTTGTACTTGGTGTACCGCTTGATCCGGAGGAGCTTCACGAGGACGATGACGATCGCCATGTACACCCTCTCCACGAACAGCATCACCGACATGAAGGCGCACGCGTACATGAGAGCCCACAGCAGCGGCACCACCATGGGCGTCCTGATCCGCCGCCACAGCACCAATAGCCTCTCCCCCACCGCCGCCCCATCCCCGGCGCCTTCCACCAGCACGGGGTTCCTCATGATAGCAGCAGCTTTGACGTTCTACCACCGTGGTGAGGAGTGGGCGGTGCAGGGCGGGAGTAGTTATATAGGGCGAGGACAGTGAGCGGTGCTGCTTAATGagcgagaggaggaagaggaaaggtAATATGACAGGACACACGCTTTGCATGCAGGATTAGAAGGGGCGAAACAGTTGGCCTAATGGCTAGTTTTTCTGCAACCTTAACCGACATGCTTATCGAAGACGCTGTCCTGATGATTCGAGCTTCAGATGAATCGGATCGATGAGTCTTCCTGCAAATGAAACAGTGTCTTGAATGGGATGGATAGGGGTAATTAAGAGGCAGAGACGTACCTGTCGATGTGGGATGGATTTGGTGCCGGCGTCCGGCTGTCATGCTTGTCCTTTGCATCGCTGGTTCAGAACCGGTGCAAGTCTCCACGTTGAGTCGAGAACAGCTAAGGCAGGAGGGCTGTGACAAAGAGAGCTGACACATTTCCTGGTAGCGTCTTCCTGTGAATCTTTGACCTCCGATCCCAAACGAGTGTGCTTTAATGTGCATATGTCATACGGTGGTAGATACTATGAATGGCTCGCATATGATGCAGTGCTTCCGGctgcggaggaggaagaagaagaagaaggctacaTTGCACAAGTGCAGTCCAAGTTTAAGACTACCTCAGCTCAAAGTCTGAATTGTTCTGCCTCCACTGCAACGAATAATGTAATAGAATCAGCTGCAAAGTAGGGAAGCCATAAGTCACACAACAGAGTCGTAGCCATTAGCCTACAGGTTCAGACACTGTAAGCAAAAGCAGAAACCTTTAACCATCTAATATGCATGTTATGGTAGGTTATGTGGAGCATAAACGTACTTTGTCGACCAAAACAATAAATTTTGGTAGTTTGATTAGCATTGCAATCATATGCAAATTATTTATGGCATAGTAGATACTGATTTTGACCGGGAAATATTATGGCCAATGTTTATATGACACGTGAACATAGACGTGGCAACCACATCAATCTCGAGAATCGTGCTTACTCCAATTTCATCTAAGTGGACATAAATTCAAGATAACGATTATAAGCTATCTATCGATAAAATCAAGTGTTTATAAACCTCTAATATCACCCTTACTCTCAGATGTGCCTTTTGGGACTCACaagccatgaaagataaaatcgtaCAAGCACACCCAAAACGATCAATTCCTCGTGAGCCTACGAGGTCGCACCAATGGCGATCAAATGTTAACTTATCAAAATAATGCCAGGAAGAGGGTCATGAGTCCTTGACTCCCCTATGAGAGGAGTAATGATAAGGACATTTAGTCACTTATTGATTGAGGAGTAGGAGAACCAAAGGCTTAATAAACCCCCCGGGTCACGAGTCTTGAAAAGGCAAAATTATACGAGTATGCCTAAGGCAGACAATTACTCGCAAGCCTATGGGATCACACCAATGACGACCAAATGCTGACTTATCAAAATGACGCTAGAATGAAGATCATGAACCCTTGACTCTCCTATAAAGATATTTAGTCTCACATTAGTTAAGGAGTAAGGGAACCAATGGTTTATAAGCTCCCTAGGTCACTTTTATTTTCAAAGGTGCCTTTGGAAGCTCATGAGCTCCGAAAGAGCAAAATCGTATAGGCTCCCTCATGAGGGGGAGCACTGATAAGgacatttagtcccacattggttaaGGAGTAGAAGAACTTAAGGGTTTATAAGCCTCCAGGGTCACCCTTATCTTTAAAGGTGCCTTTTGAGGCTCGCAAGCCCCGAAAGGGCAAAACCATACGAGCACGCCAAAAGTAGACAATTTCTCGTGAGCTTCTGGGAGCGCACCACGACCAAATGTTAACTTATCAGAATGGCACTAAAAGAACGATCATGAGCTATTGACTCTCCTAGGGGGGAGTACCGacgtgtcacgaacggtcatcgcgcactcgcaacaactctattcaacgaaccgttcgtcgctcacacctacatgtacagctgcttgacagcatgttttctcttggttttgggtcattttgcttgtaaaaatgtaagttcgaaccagCTGCAacgttacaaagcgatcgctcaccgaaccgagcaaaatagccccaaaacagctccgttttcgcgtgccgcgggctgatttttggaatctgcctctgctcaccaaaacgtcagccatttcagcccctttgaaccccccgggtgacacagggctggatggggcttcggtatagtaccgagcgttgaacactctttcgcaagttcgcacgttgccttaacGGGAACATGTTGTCGCGCTTGGGACtcgatgagcagttgtttgtgggcttgcagctattcgttcaaccttctaaagcccttgttttccccctctccctcttttctcttgtgcacgcaaggtgctcgctgaattgcttgtgaaGCTtcgccttttcgcgagacttcgagacttgtccgttgctcgttctttcgaactaatcaactttctcttttacaggtccttcgggacctacgagaggttacaagtgggctgatctttgcggagcaatatcgtaagggcgaagcgcgacttaggcaacgcaagctaagttcgcgtcttggccgcaagggtgcctcacgccttaggcaattccaactaaggccgtgacattgtggtatcagagcgggcaagcacttcgagcgagcaacgAACGAActttgcaacttcgccatggcaaagcatcgtggcgaatcaagcaagatggggcaagccagacccttgccccaagcaaccgcaggtgggctgcatgtgtacactcgctctcatgttgttggagctgctcaagaggagcgcagcaacgaacatgatgagcgagaagttggctactcttcacgagcggaggaagcgcaatctggagcgctaattgggaaaaagagtcacaaggagagactcacaacggtagAAACcctcctggatgttcttgaagcgagcatagaggaactctaccatggccaacaaaggcttgttggggtagagagctcgcaagaggaagcgaagtccaggatcgacaaggtcaaggccctagtcgaccgactatctgatgacaccaaagactccatgcaacacttacaggatgttgtggcagaactcacttcaaaggtgtcatgctcacaagaacactaaatgtgggaggaagcaacacccatgTTGCACCGCcataaaatttgagggcacccgagcctcatggatatggaggggccagagatgccaaagagctcgagaactttatgTTCGACATGGAATAATACTTCCAAGCTACGAGgctcgattctgaagataccaaagtttctatagcaataatatctctgaacggagatgcgaaactttggtagcgaacccgttgggagaagatccaacaaggtcggtgtcgagtcgacacatgggaggacttgaagcgggagttgagaactcaattcctaccggagaacacaaagttcgtcgcaagaaggaagttgagacaactccgccagagtaccaccatccgagactatgtgaaacaatctcctgcactaatgttggacatacaggacatgtccgagaaggacaagttgttcagcttcctcgatggtttgaagtcatGGGCTCAATAGAAGCTAAATCGAagaaatgttaccgatgtggtcggggcaattgctactgcagaaaggctcactgactttgtttcctccgaagacccagggagaaggaaacaatcttcaggcaatcgccctccaaaacattctcgagggaaggagctcgggggcgaacaaaagaagaagagttcccacaaagggccaaacccgaaaggcaagacctcaaaacctggaggatgtttcttgtgcggaggaccacacatggtgagagagtgcccacaaaaacaggcactcaatgctttaacggcCTCCAT of Musa acuminata AAA Group cultivar baxijiao chromosome BXJ2-3, Cavendish_Baxijiao_AAA, whole genome shotgun sequence contains these proteins:
- the LOC135586627 gene encoding glucomannan 4-beta-mannosyltransferase 1-like isoform X3: MRNPVLVEGAGDGAAVGERLLVLWRRIRTPMVVPLLWALMYACAFMSVMLFVERVYMAIVIVLVKLLRIKRYTKYKLDSMRQEMEAESSHPMVLVQIPMFNEKEVYRLSIGAACAMSWPSNKMIVQVLDDSTDPVIKEMVEYECQSWASKGVNVEYEFRNSRSGYKAGALREGLEKSYAKDCDFVAIFDADFQPDPDYLWRTIPFLLTNPELALVQARWKFGEPVDVNADECLLTRLQEMSLDYHFSVEQEVGSSTYSFFGFNGTAGVWRMQALVDAGGWKDRTTVEDMDLAVRASLRGWKFVFVGDLAVKNELPSTFKAYRFQQHRWSCGPANLFRKMLKEILCCKRVSAWKKFHVIYDFFFVRKIVAHFVTFFFYCVIIPACVLLPDVHLPKFIAVYIPSATTVLNAICTPRSFHLIIFWILFENVMAMHRAKATIIGLLEANRVYEWIVTAKLGNASRNKNSSRSHRRSRCRIVERIHLMEVLMGLFLLYCTIYDIMFGRDLFYVYLFAQSTAFFVVGFGYVGVYVSN
- the LOC135586627 gene encoding glucomannan 4-beta-mannosyltransferase 1-like isoform X4 translates to MRNPVLVEGAGDGAAVGERLLVLWRRIRTPMVVPLLWALMYACAFMSVMLFVERVYMAIVIVLVKLLRIKRYTKYKLDSMRQEMEAESSHPMVLVQIPMFNEKEVYRLSIGAACAMSWPSNKMIVQVLDDSTDPVIKEMVEYECQSWASKGVNVEYEFRNSRSGYKAGALREGLEKSYAKDCDFVAIFDADFQPDPDYLWRTIPFLLTNPELALVQARWKFVNADECLLTRLQEMSLDYHFSVEQEVGSSTYSFFGFNGTAGVWRMQALVDAGGWKDRTTVEDMDLAVRASLRGWKFVFVGDLAVKNELPSTFKAYRFQQHRWSCGPANLFRKMLKEILCCKRVSAWKKFHVIYDFFFVRKIVAHFVTFFFYCVIIPACVLLPDVHLPKFIAVYIPSATTVLNAICTPRSFHLIIFWILFENVMAMHRAKATIIGLLEANRVYEWIVTAKLGNASRNKNSSRSHRRSRCRIVERIHLMEVLMGLFLLYCTIYDIMFGRDLFYVYLFAQSTAFFVVGFGYVGVYVSN
- the LOC135586627 gene encoding glucomannan 4-beta-mannosyltransferase 1-like isoform X2 translates to MRNPVLVEGAGDGAAVGERLLVLWRRIRTPMVVPLLWALMYACAFMSVMLFVERVYMAIVIVLVKLLRIKRYTKYKLDSMRQEMEAESSHPMVLVQIPMFNEKEVYRLSIGAACAMSWPSNKMIVQVLDDSTDPVIKEMVEYECQSWASKGVNVEYEFRNSRSGYKAGALREGLEKSYAKDCDFVAIFDADFQPDPDYLWRTIPFLLTNPELALVQARWKFVNADECLLTRLQEMSLDYHFSVEQEVGSSTYSFFGFNGTAGVWRMQALVDAGGWKDRTTVEDMDLAVRASLRGWKFVFVGDLAVKNELPSTFKAYRFQQHRWSCGPANLFRKMLKEILCCKFPAEGVRLEEVPCHLRLLLREEDCRPLCDLLLLLRDHPGVRPAPGRSSSQVHRRLHPLRHHRPQRHLHAQVLPPDHLLDPVRERHGDAPSQGDHNRASGGEPRLRVDRHRQAGERFQEQEQLQVAQEISMPHRGKNPPDGGPHGTLPLVLHHLRHHVRPRPLLRLLVRPIHGVLRRRLRLRWRVRFQLRRKGGDGRGLQIQFAEHPKCTELTYCSHCSHLLRHRKSNVGCRVCDTVSRVVPLTPLYICFKLYLNARKMQ
- the LOC135586627 gene encoding uncharacterized protein LOC135586627 isoform X5, which encodes MSWPSNKMIVQVLDDSTDPVIKEMVEYECQSWASKGVNVEYEFRNSRSGYKAGALREGLEKSYAKDCDFVAIFDADFQPDPDYLWRTIPFLLTNPELALVQARWKFGEPVDVNADECLLTRLQEMSLDYHFSVEQEVGSSTYSFFGFNGTAGVWRMQALVDAGGWKDRTTVEDMDLAVRASLRGWKFVFVGDLAVKNELPSTFKAYRFQQHRWSCGPANLFRKMLKEILCCKFPAEGVRLEEVPCHLRLLLREEDCRPLCDLLLLLRDHPGVRPAPGRSSSQVHRRLHPLRHHRPQRHLHAQVLPPDHLLDPVRERHGDAPSQGDHNRASGGEPRLRVDRHRQAGERFQEQEQLQVAQEISMPHRGKNPPDGGPHGTLPLVLHHLRHHVRPRPLLRLLVRPIHGVLRRRLRLRWRVRFQLRRKGGDGRGLQIQFAEHPKCTELTYCSHCSHLLRHRKSNVGCRVCDTVSRVVPLTPLYICFKLYLNARKMQ
- the LOC135586627 gene encoding glucomannan 4-beta-mannosyltransferase 1-like isoform X1, which encodes MRNPVLVEGAGDGAAVGERLLVLWRRIRTPMVVPLLWALMYACAFMSVMLFVERVYMAIVIVLVKLLRIKRYTKYKLDSMRQEMEAESSHPMVLVQIPMFNEKEVYRLSIGAACAMSWPSNKMIVQVLDDSTDPVIKEMVEYECQSWASKGVNVEYEFRNSRSGYKAGALREGLEKSYAKDCDFVAIFDADFQPDPDYLWRTIPFLLTNPELALVQARWKFGEPVDVNADECLLTRLQEMSLDYHFSVEQEVGSSTYSFFGFNGTAGVWRMQALVDAGGWKDRTTVEDMDLAVRASLRGWKFVFVGDLAVKNELPSTFKAYRFQQHRWSCGPANLFRKMLKEILCCKFPAEGVRLEEVPCHLRLLLREEDCRPLCDLLLLLRDHPGVRPAPGRSSSQVHRRLHPLRHHRPQRHLHAQVLPPDHLLDPVRERHGDAPSQGDHNRASGGEPRLRVDRHRQAGERFQEQEQLQVAQEISMPHRGKNPPDGGPHGTLPLVLHHLRHHVRPRPLLRLLVRPIHGVLRRRLRLRWRVRFQLRRKGGDGRGLQIQFAEHPKCTELTYCSHCSHLLRHRKSNVGCRVCDTVSRVVPLTPLYICFKLYLNARKMQ